Proteins encoded by one window of Lathyrus oleraceus cultivar Zhongwan6 chromosome 1, CAAS_Psat_ZW6_1.0, whole genome shotgun sequence:
- the LOC127126962 gene encoding uncharacterized protein LOC127126962, with the protein MNGNFQNNYRGGWNHIPFIDFAPEQFNYNYGIPHYWGPSNYNYRIPHRIPANFPDIRHLPRQMPAHYLDNRHLPHQMPAHYVDNRHLPHQVPTYYYDPRHLTHQRPQHYANSRHLLPHQRADKRPLLHQRPKNLADKKQIPQQTPECSADKKQIPQQTAEHCADTRCLPHQTVEEYADKTCLLHQTAEDISVKRPLPHQKAENDADNTCLPHRMSEHCADMMNLPQQAPEDHTDRKCLPLRMSELCADMMNLPQQTPEDDTDKKCLPHQMPEPTVPDVATVERVHCKICGVVFPLKNLEAHNNGEKHRRMLIELHEQSTESKTSNGEEGVHIQNSQKNPVVQHKKVPKSKKDGCSVENTSREAPRFGYKEVPAKGSKRKLRDHTGAKDLYFKVENVKNETSSFQKKKVTADKSKRKVRDNTDSEDHRSKREIEEALGGKYMKMSNGIRRSVKNDKPQSTPVELSASAGSNISAKTECISCEPSGQIDSQTELEEGKELLEVQNYGVETNDQPHSISMEIHGLGGSDINTLIEDAYSDFSAIVLVPPQSPIAVQVPTPVDITQTEMLESKVHNEVQNDIVDSNDQQRSISMELHDSAGSMTNNQTEIVNFDSAAIEIVIEPLASALPYAVGSSFESQVSEAVSYIESQHPTEETDIELLSSVLMEIDAPPEVGVETEDGSSQVEVEMDVLADDPAGSDVNALIEDTCSDSGAIVIAPSHSPIASQASAPVAVIQTAMFESKVHNEVQNAIVDSNDQQRLISTELHNPAGSMSNNQTEIVNFDSAAIEIVIEPLASALPNAAGSSFEPMTECGLYTETEPQVSEAVTYIESQPPTEESDIEIDAASEVSVETETEDRGSQAEVDTDVLAGASGRIHLPQVSICLMCGDEGFEEAIVYCSKCGDYAMHRYCLKGPVVFTDDVIWFCEDCEEEILGADYPDSKAADSEKCEVDSIEKCVTFVDPKPIVDPIWRGSLQVFNKSFDKITRLMGHLSTLACPKVLEETRHLPNVLYGDLVQRSAVWPKSFKKFGTDNLSIGLYFFPQNERVVRYYDKLVDEMISNDLAIRVWVEKAELLIFSSRMLPSQYKRFQSKYYLWGIFKRKQEPLV; encoded by the exons ATG AATGGAAACTTTCAAAACAATTATAGAGGTGGTTGGAATCATATTCCATTCATTGATTTCGCTCCGGAACAGTTTAACTATAATTACGGAATTCCTCATTATTGGGGTCCGAGTAACTACAATTACCGAATTCCTCATCGAATTCCGGCGAATTTTCCTGATATCAGACACTTACCACGTCAAATGCCGGCACATTATCTTGATAACAGACACTTACCACATCAAATGCCGGCACACTATGTTGATAACAGACACTTACCACATCAAGTGCCGACATACTATTATGATCCGAGGCACTTGACTCATCAAAGGCCGCAACATTATGCTAATAGTAGGCACTTACTACCACATCAACGCGCTGATAAGAGGCCTTTACTGCATCAAAGGCCCAAAAACTTAGCTGATAAAAAGCAGATACCCCAACAAACGCCGGAATGCAGTGCTGATAAAAAGCAGATACCCCAACAAACGGCGGAACACTGTGCTGATACGAGGTGCTTACCACACCAAACGGTAGAAGAATATGCTGATAAAACGTGCCTACTACATCAAACGGCAGAAGACATTTCTGTTAAAAGACCCTTACCACATCAAAAGGCAGAAAATGATGCTGATAATACATGCTTACCACATCGAATGTCGGAACACTGTGCTGATATGATGAACTTGCCACAACAAGCACCTGAAGACCATACTGATAGAAAGTGCTTACCACTTCGAATGTCGGAACTCTGTGCTGACATGATGAACTTGCCACAACAAACACCTGAAGACGATACTGATAAAAAGTGCTTACCACATCAAATGCCGGAACCAACTGTTCCTGATGTAGCCACAGTAGAACGTGTACACTGTAAAATTTGTGGTGTTGTGTTTCCTCTTAAGAATTTGGAAGCGCATAATAATGGAGAGAAACATCGAAGAATGTTAATAGAACTACATGAGCAATCAACGGAAAGTAAAACTTCAAATGGAGAAGAGGGTGTACATATTCAAAATTCTCAAAAGAATCCAGTAGTTCAACATAAGAAAGTTCCAAAATCTAAGAAAGATGGGTGTTCTGTAGAAAATACGAGTCGCGAAGCTCCTAGATTCGGGTACAAGGAAGTTCCTGCTAAAGGTTCTAAAAGGAAACTCAGGGATCACACTGGTGCAAAGGATCTTTATTTCAAGGTAGAGAATGTGAAAAATGAAACTAGTAGTTTCCAGAAAAAGAAAGTTACAGCTGACAAGTCTAAAAGGAAAGTCAGGGATAACACTGATTCAGAGGATCATCGTTCCAAGCGCGAGATTGAAGAAGCACTAGGAGGTAAGTACATGAAGATGAGTAATGGGATTAGAAGGTCTGTAAAAAATGATAAGCCACAATCAACTCCAGTTGAGTTGAGTGCCTCAGCAGGCTCTAATATTAGTGCCAAGACGGAATGTATAAGTTGTGAACCCTCAGGTCAGATCGATTCGCAGACAGAACTAGAAGAAGGCAAAGAACTTCTTGAGGTTCAGAATTATGGCGTGGAAACAAATGATCAGCCACACTCAATCTCAATGGAGATTCATGGCCTTGGAGGTTCTGATATTAATACCCTGATTGAAGATGCATATTCTGATTTTAGTGCAATAGTATTAGTACCACCACAATCTCCTATTGCTGTTCAGGTACCCACACCAGTAGACATTACACAGACAGAAATGCTTGAGAGCAAAGTTCATAATGAGGTTCAGAATGATATTGTTGATTCAAATGATCAGCAACGTTCGATCTCAATGGAGTTGCACGACTCTGCTGGTTCTATGACTAACAACCAAACCGAAATTGTGAATTTTGACTCTGCAGCTATAGAAATAGTTATAGAACCACTTGCTTCCGCATTGCCATATGCAGTGGGGTCAAGTTTTGAATCTCAAGTATCGGAAGCCGTATCATATATTGAGAGCCAACATCCTACTGAGGAAACAGATATTGAACTGCTATCATCTGTCTTAATGGAGATTGATGCCCCTCCCGAGGTCGGTGTTGAAACTGAAGACGGAAGTTCTCAAGTGGAAGTGGAGATGGATGTTCTCGCCGACGACCCTGCAGGTTCTGATGTTAATGCCTTGATTGAAGATACATGTTCTGATTCTGGTGCAATAGTAATAGCACCATCACATTCTCCTATTGCTTCTCAGGCATCCGCACCTGTAGCTGTTATACAGACAGCAATGTTTGAGAGCAAAGTTCATAATGAGGTTCAGAATGCTATTGTTGATTCAAATGATCAACAACGTTTGATCTCAACAGAGTTGCACAACCCTGCTGGTTCTATGTCTAACAACCAAACCGAAATTGTGAATTTTGACTCTGCAGCGATAGAAATAGTTATAGAACCACTTGCTTCCGCACTGCCAAATGCAGCAGGGTCAAGTTTTGAACCCATGACTGAATGTGGTCTATATACTGAAACAGAACCTCAAGTATCAGAAGCTGTAACATATATTGAGAGCCAACCTCCTACTGAGGAATCAGATATTGAGATTGATGCCGCTTCTGAGGTCAGTGTTGAAACTGAAACTGAAGATAGAGGCTCTCAAGCGGAAGTGGATACGGATGTTCTCGCCGGTGCGTCGGGGAGAATTCATTTGCCTCAG GTATCAATTTGTCTTATGTGTGGCGATGAAGGCTTTGAAGAGGCAATAGTATATTGCAGCAAATGTGGAGATTATGCAATGCATAG GTATTGTTTAAAGGGTCCTGTGGTTTTTACAGACGACGTTATTTGGTTTTGTGAGGATTGCGAAGAAGAGATATTAGGCGCAGATTATCCAGATAGCAAAGCTGCAGATTCGGAAAAATGTGAAGTTGATTCCATCGAGAAATGTGTTACTTTTGTTGATCCAAAACCTATTGTTGATCCAATCTGGAG GGGAAGTTTGCAGGTTTTCAACAAAAGCTTTGATAAAATCACAAGACTAATGGGCCATTTGTCCACCTTAGCATGCCCAAAAGTTCTCGAGGAGACAAGACATCTCCCTAATGTGCTATATGGAGACTTGGTTCAAAGATCAGCTGTGTGGCCAAAGAGTTTCAAGAAATTTGGAACAGATAACCTGAGCATTGGCCTTTATTTCTTTCCTCAAAATGAAAG GGTTGTGAGATATTATGACAAATTAGTTGATGAAATGATTTCCAATGATCTTGCCATAAGAGTTTGGGTCGAAAAAGCTGAGCTTTTAATTTTTTCTTCTAGAATGCTCCCAAGCCAATATAAGA GATTTCAATCAAAGTATTATCTATGGGGTATTTTTAAAAGAAAGCAAGAACCACTGGTTTAG